The sequence GCTTTAGGCCCAATAAACATCCACACCACTCGGAGAGCTGGTATTACCGCGGCGGCTGACACCAGACTTGCCCTCTCCTTATTCCCCCAGCTTTCTAGACTGGGTAAAAGCCTTCCTCAGCGGATGGCACTCGGGATAGCCCTGTCAAGCTTGCGCTTATTGCAAAGTTTTCGCGACTGCTGCGCCCCGTAGGGCCTGGGCCCTTGTCTCAGTGCCCATCTCCGGGCTTCCGCTCCCACGGCCCGCACCGGTAAAAGGCTTGGTGAGCCATTACCTCGCCAACAACCTGATCGGTCGCGGCCCCATCCTTGGGCGAAACCTACAAGCATAGTGTAGGAGTCCTTTCTGGCGAAGACTCATTCCAGAGTTCTTCACCTATTGGGAATTAGCCCCAGTTTCCCGGGGTTGTTCCTATCCCAAGGGCAGGTTAGCCACGTGCTACTGAGCTGTGCGCCGCGCCTCCTTTTGGCTAGAAGGCGCTCGACTAGCATGTCTTAGTCCTATCCCGATAGCAGTGGGGTCCGGCAGGATCAACCGGAGTTATGCACTCCAGATTGTTCTGTCGGATTAACTGTTTTTTGTGTGGTACGAATTTCTTGATTCGCATTCTTGTGCCTAATTGGATTTGGAGGGAGAAACATTCCACATTATACGTCAAAGCCCAATTCAGACCTAACATGAGCAATTCTATCAGGTCCACATTCGTGTCCCCGCAACTGGAGGCCAACTCCATCATCCCTGTTAGGCGAATTCGCCGTTTCGGTACGGGTTGAGCCGCCGCCATGGAAATAATTGCGGGGCTAGCAATATAGCTGAATTCTATCAGAAGCGAATTCAACTGATATAAACATTCCGTTTCCATTCACATAAACGTTGTTGTAAGAGCTTGAATGCATAGCCAGATGCCTCAGTGCTCAAGCATATCCAAAAGAGACAGTGCTATCCAAAGGAGTTTGCGACCTCTTGCCAAATTTTGGCATCTTTGAGAAATTAAAAGTCTGGTTCATTTAGGGTTTGCATTCGTAAATTTCAGGGTTATTGCTCAGTTCCACAAGTGACTGAGTAATCGTCACTACATCGCCGACTGCATTAACTAACGAAACTGGCAGACATACAGTAGAACTGGTGAATCGTTTCTTAAAGCCAAGCTCTTCCGCGGCTTTACCATCAAGTTTTACCTGCAAATGCGTGATTCGCCACTGCGCAAGGTCAGCTGTTAAGCCTTTTACTTCGCCAATGTTGTAGCCTTTTGCGCCGATAACCTTCTTTCCAAAAAGCTCATCAACACTTGTCAAAAAATCACCATAAAAAAATACTCACTCGTGAATAAATTTGTTGTGCAGAGACCCAGCAGTATACTGGGTGAGAGACATGGTTGCAATTGCAGAAGCGTTGCTTGAAACTTGTTTGACAGCGCGAGCACAGTGGACAATCTAAACCAAGCTCATTTTAAAAAATCACACACAAACAAAAACCAAAGTAGCCCGGGAGAGATTCGAACTCTCGTCGAGGGCTCCAGAGGCCCCTATGCTTGACCGCTACACCACCGGGCTTTAGCCTATCACAAAAAGTCCATCGTAAATATTAACTTTAACTTTACGGCGACCTTCCAGTTTTGCCTAAGAAAACAAGATTAGAATTGACAATCAGGTTAAAGCTGAAAAATAAAAAATGAAGGGGTTGTTGATTTTTAGGCTGTGTTTATGGCTTTTTTCTGAGTAGTAGAATTCCGACTATGGCGATTGCAACTATTATTGCTATGGTTGAGCCGACAAAGTACAGTTCGGTTGGTGGTAGGCTAATGATTGGACCTGAGGTTTCGGTTGGTTCTGGTGCAGGGTCAACGTTGAATGCGGTTGTGGCATGTGATGGCCAGTATGATTCACTGCCTTCGAATGAGGCGTAAACCGTGAATTTGCCTGGGATATCTGGCTTCCAGTTGAAGCTAAAGAATCCGTCAGCGTCAGCGACAGTTGTACCTATGTCTCGCATGTTGTTGTTTGAGTCAAGCACGCTTAGTTTCACTGTTACGCCGGTAACGTTTGTTGGGCGTGGCTTCTGCATGTAGACGTATTCCATCCATGCGCTTTGGCTTTCGTCAGATACTGCTGGTACGCCGTTGGGGAAGCGCATAGGATTCACAGACTGTTTTGTGCCTGGTGAAACATCGGTTACGGTGCCTTTTATCATGACGCTATTGCCGAATGGAACTACATCGTTTGCGATTGAAACTGTCGTGCTGCTTGGGCCTTTGCCGACAGCGTAGATTTGGTGGTCGTAGTTGTTCCAGTATGTGAGTACTCCGTCGCCAAGAGCGAATGTGCCTGGGTGAGCCCAGCCGAGCATCTCCCAAATGACGTCGCCTGTTGTATAGTTGTATACACGTACCTTAGCGCCTTTGAGGAGCGGTGTGTCTGCTGAGTGCTCGTGGGTTCCGATGAAGACTTTCCCGTCAGCGGTTAAGCCGTGGAAGACTGTGTAGTACTGGAAGATTTCGCCGCCTGTGAGCGCTGCTTGTTTCCAGAGCAGTTCTCCAGTTTTCAGGTCGTAGCAGAAAACATGTCCAGTGTAGCCTGCGGTGATCAGTTTGCCGTCATAGATAGATGTGCCATAGACGTTCATGAGGCTGACCCAGCTGTAGTAACCGAATGGGTTAACGTCTGCTTGGGGTTCGCTTCGCCAGAGTTTGTTCCCAGTGTATACGTCGTATCCTTCGAATGTTAGTGTTGGGAATTCTTGCAGTATGAATACGCCTTCACCAGCTCGGATGTAGAGTTTTTGGATAGTTTCCTTGTTACTATTGACATAAGTCATGTCATAGTTCTTCATCCAGAGTATGCTGCCTACGGCGCCTCTTGATGCATTTAGGTTAATTGCGAAGAGTGTTCCTACGTCTTGGTTGTGGTAGTACAATGCACTTGTGCCTGCTGTCGGTAAGGTTCCGTTGCTGGCTAGTAAATAGTCACCGTATTTTACTTGTCTTATAGTGGGGCTCCAGTTTGATGGATACGTCGTAGATATTGTTACGTTGAAGTCCCAGGTTGGCAAGAAGGGTTGGTTGGGCGCTGTAGATGGTACTTGGATTAGGCTTGCAAGGCTTGCATTAAATGTTCCACTGACTTGGTAGGCGAATACTCGAGATGAGTTCCATTCGTATAGTCTCCAGATAGGACTTGTTGTGGTGCCGTCATTTCGCAGTATGTAGCGTAGTTGCTCACCTTTTGGACCTGCAACTATAGTTCCTGCAGGTACATCTGTGATGTTTAGTGTATGTCTTGTGGTTCCATAGCGTGGGTGAATGGCAGCACCAAAGTTGTTGGACCATATGTATCCTGGGTTGATGACTCCGTGTTGGTTCATGTCGTCGTACTCAACGTACATGCCAAAGGAAGGTGTCGCACTCATTGTCTTGTTGCGCCAGATTTCTTGCCCAGTCTTTAAATCAACACATACCCAGTCGCCTCCAGTACCAGCCCACAATATTGGTTCTTGGTAGAGGACTCTTCCGTGCATGATGATTTGAGTGTCTGAGAATCTGGTTTGGTATTGGTGTCCTGCGTTGAAGACTTGGCCTTCTCTTTCGCCTAAGAATGCGTTTCCGCCTACTACTCCACCATCTTCGGTTGGTTTAGTCCATAGAATGTGTCCGCTGTTTGGTGCAGTTCCTTGCGTCTGAATTCTGTTGTTGGGGCTTCCGTAGTCACGATCTGTTGCAGTGTTGAGCCAGTTTGAGGAAACGGCGCCCCAAGTGTTCATTTGTCCTTCTATTGGTCTAGTCCAGTATTCTGTTGGAAGAGGATAGTATGTTATAGCTGTCGGATAAACAGGGTCTTCCTGTACAGTCACAGTATATGTTCTATTGCTAGACAAAAATGTGACTCCGTAGTAATCTCGACCTGCGGTACCGGTGGTGCTACTTGTGTTACTGCCGATGGACTCTGGAAAGAGCCAGTCAAGCTGCTCAAATATCACAGTTACAGTGTAATTGCCGGTGGCGTCTGGCGAATATTTAGAGTAGGTTGTCCCTGTAGAGTCAGACACTAAAGAACCCGATGGAGGAATTCTTTCTTTTGCGCCATCTGGTTTAGTGATTTCTACGTGGTATCTGTATCGGATGCTGTTGGTGTCCTGAGCTTGGTATGGAACTTGCGGGTTGAATATGACCATCGAGAATTCCTGACCAAC is a genomic window of Candidatus Bathyarchaeota archaeon containing:
- a CDS encoding PRC-barrel domain-containing protein, coding for MTSVDELFGKKVIGAKGYNIGEVKGLTADLAQWRITHLQVKLDGKAAEELGFKKRFTSSTVCLPVSLVNAVGDVVTITQSLVELSNNPEIYECKP
- a CDS encoding PQQ-binding-like beta-propeller repeat protein; the protein is MQILKTKTMATIIAVILLTSMATMLAFQPTAKGEVINGINYNQATADAIKAGMRWDLNANASTIRLTLWNRYHDKIPTWVYSTISPNPVGVGQEFSMVIFNPQVPYQAQDTNSIRYRYHVEITKPDGAKERIPPSGSLVSDSTGTTYSKYSPDATGNYTVTVIFEQLDWLFPESIGSNTSSTTGTAGRDYYGVTFLSSNRTYTVTVQEDPVYPTAITYYPLPTEYWTRPIEGQMNTWGAVSSNWLNTATDRDYGSPNNRIQTQGTAPNSGHILWTKPTEDGGVVGGNAFLGEREGQVFNAGHQYQTRFSDTQIIMHGRVLYQEPILWAGTGGDWVCVDLKTGQEIWRNKTMSATPSFGMYVEYDDMNQHGVINPGYIWSNNFGAAIHPRYGTTRHTLNITDVPAGTIVAGPKGEQLRYILRNDGTTTSPIWRLYEWNSSRVFAYQVSGTFNASLASLIQVPSTAPNQPFLPTWDFNVTISTTYPSNWSPTIRQVKYGDYLLASNGTLPTAGTSALYYHNQDVGTLFAINLNASRGAVGSILWMKNYDMTYVNSNKETIQKLYIRAGEGVFILQEFPTLTFEGYDVYTGNKLWRSEPQADVNPFGYYSWVSLMNVYGTSIYDGKLITAGYTGHVFCYDLKTGELLWKQAALTGGEIFQYYTVFHGLTADGKVFIGTHEHSADTPLLKGAKVRVYNYTTGDVIWEMLGWAHPGTFALGDGVLTYWNNYDHQIYAVGKGPSSTTVSIANDVVPFGNSVMIKGTVTDVSPGTKQSVNPMRFPNGVPAVSDESQSAWMEYVYMQKPRPTNVTGVTVKLSVLDSNNNMRDIGTTVADADGFFSFNWKPDIPGKFTVYASFEGSESYWPSHATTAFNVDPAPEPTETSGPIISLPPTELYFVGSTIAIIVAIAIVGILLLRKKP